A section of the Leucoraja erinacea ecotype New England chromosome 31, Leri_hhj_1, whole genome shotgun sequence genome encodes:
- the LOC129712170 gene encoding uncharacterized protein LOC129712170: MARPGGGLSVAAGAVVAAAMLLSTDGINCPGDPNWHIFKDHCYLWSTTFTATWEKALDVCRAYRGTELLYLDTIEEKNWFTREAAGVYWTGLNDREAESDFHWTTNDPLNVVLIPYFRIDLQRGDLKDCVQMDTKSGLLTDIQCSVENHFVCKSMKDMDWFQKKGSLGLTLKPPYDYPSKTNLNAAKRECLQQGRACTGILETWRPKVFYLLDASAIFTFNRYSTIYTPAVCVSEFPGPICGHEDQLCNCIGIVKTSFTEVCGISVKNCQDLCARKKDGTDCSKCIPVCPDNAEEVFSMKEASVIMMAKERIFDGASILTVNDQNFLDGFKVFYKTK, encoded by the exons ATGGTATTAATTGCCCAGGGGATCCCAACTGGCACATTTTTAAAGATCACTGTTACCTTTGGAGTACTACTTTCACTGCTACTTGGGAAAAAGCACTAGATGTCTGTAGGGCTTATAGAGGCACTGAATTACTCTACCTGGACACCATAGAAGAAAAG AATTGGTTCACAAGGGAAGCCGCTGGAGTTTATTGGACTGGACTCAATGATCGTGAAGCTGAATCTGATTTTCACTGGACAACAAATGATCCTTTGAATGTTGTCCTGATTCC ATATTTCAGAATAGATCTTCAGAGGGGAGACCTAAAAGACTGTGTTCAAATGGATACTAAGTCTGGGCTGTTAACAGACATTCAGTGCTCAGTAGAAAATCATTTTGTTTGTAAATCAATGAAGG ATATGGACTGGTTTCAGAAAAAAGGGAGCTTGGGGCTGACATTAAAACCTCCATATGATTACCCTTCAAAAACTAATCTGAATGCAGCCAAACGTGAATGCTTGCAGCAAGGAAGGGCATGCACTGGAATACTGGAGACCTGGAGACCCAAAGTGTTTTATCTTCTTGATGCCTCAGCCATTTTCACCTTCAATCGTTATTCGACCATCTATACCCCGGCAG TATGCGTTTCAGAATTTCCTGGACCAATATGTGGCCATGAGGATCAATTGTGTAATTGCATTGGGATTGTAAAAACTTCATTTACTGAAG TGTGTGGTATTTCTGTGAAAAATTGCCAGGACCTATGTGCCAGAAAGAAGGATGGCACAGATTGTTCCAAGTGTATTCCAGTTTGTCCAG ATAATGCAGAAGAGGTATTTAGTATGAAAGAGGCTTCAGTAATAATGATGGCAAAGGAGAGGATATTTGATGGCGCTTCTATTCTAACTGTCAATGACCAGAATTTCCTTGATGGATTTAAAGTATTTTACAAAACAAAATGA